The genomic region CGGTCAGGCCGGAAGGCGGATCATTGAAGGCAGTTTCACCTTGAGCACAGGCCATGTGTGAAGATAAAGAAAGCGCCCCGAAGGGCGCTTTACCAAATGTTCAAAGCAGAAATGAATATCCTGATCTCAGGACATAGGTATCCGTAATGTTTGACCGGGGTAGATCTCGTCCGGGTCTTTGAGCAAGGGGCGATTGGCCTCAAAGATCTCTGGGTAGCGCATCGGATCGCCATAGACGTCCTTGGCGATCTTGCTGAGCGTGTCGCCCTTCTGCACCACATGGAATTTTGCTTCTGGCTCCGGATTGGTGACGCTGATATTATCCTCGACTCCTCCAACTCCTTCGATATTCCCTACGGCCAGAATGACTTTCTCCCGCTCGGCATTGGTGTTGGTCTTTCCGCTTACGGTCACCAGTTCGGATACGTCCAAGTCTAGATTCTGAATAGGAAGGTTGTATTTACCTACTTCTTCACGGAGGATATCCGTGCGGTCCTTTTCTTGAGCAGGAGAGGCCGAGCTGCTGCTTGTCTCCTTGTCCTTCTTACCGAATAGTTTCTTTCCTGCGTTCTTGATGAATGATATGAATCCCATAGCTGTTCAGATTTATGTTGTTCTTGATTTAGTTCTTGAATATACTGAGACTCTCCAGAACAATAATCGGACCTATCATGATCATGCTGACGATGATCGTCCGGAGCATCGTATACTTGGACCTTTGTCATCGGGCTGTGCTAGGCCTATTCTATGGAATCGATCATCTACGGCATACTGATCTTCTTGGCCATCTATTTGGCGCTATGCCTTCTGGCCTTTGGCATACAGTCCTTCTTCTTCTTTCATCCGGAGAAACTGCCTGAAAGTTTCCAATTCATCTCCA from Flavobacteriales bacterium harbors:
- the lysM gene encoding peptidoglycan-binding protein LysM, with amino-acid sequence MGFISFIKNAGKKLFGKKDKETSSSSASPAQEKDRTDILREEVGKYNLPIQNLDLDVSELVTVSGKTNTNAEREKVILAVGNIEGVGGVEDNISVTNPEPEAKFHVVQKGDTLSKIAKDVYGDPMRYPEIFEANRPLLKDPDEIYPGQTLRIPMS